From one Humulus lupulus chromosome 8, drHumLupu1.1, whole genome shotgun sequence genomic stretch:
- the LOC133798291 gene encoding anthranilate synthase alpha subunit 1, chloroplastic: MQSQALSSSLCSFPSFRCHSPVPVIGGLTTRRTSTSLTLKCCSLPTPSTSLVDDSKKFREAAKKGNLVPLYQCIFSDQLTPILAYRCLVKEDDREAPSFLCESVEPSFQDSAVGRFSVVGAQPTMEIVAKENKVTIMDHEEGRLTEEIVDDPMVIPARISDGWNPQLIDELPDAFCGGWVGYFSYDTVRYVEKRKIPFSKAPKDDGNLPDIHVGLYDDVIVFDHVEKKVYVIHWVWLDRYSSVEMAYEDGMKRLQSLLARVQTTEPPRLSAGSVDLYTRGFGPSLKTSNMTSEEYKQAVMDAKEHILAGDIFQIVLSQCFERRTFADPFEVYRALRIVNPSPYMAYIQGRGCILVASSPEILTRVKKGKVVNRPLAGTAKRGKTTEEDEILAKQLLDNEKQCAEHVMLVDLGRNDVGKVSKNGSVKVEKLMEIERYSHVMHISSTVTGDLRDSLTCWDVLRAALPVGTVSGAPKVKAMELIDKLEVAKRGPYSGGFGGVSFSGDMDIALALRTIVFPTGTRFDTMYSYKDAGKRREWVAYLQAGAGVVADSDPDDEHRECQNKAAGLARAIDLAESAFVDK, encoded by the exons ATGCAGTCTCAGGCATTAAGCTCATCTCTTTGCTCCTTCCCTTCGTTTCGCTGCCACTCTCCGGTACCGGTCATCGGCGGACTCACCACTAGAAGAACCTCAACCTCGCTCACTTTGAAATGCTGCTCTCTTCCGACTCCGAGTACCTCACTGG TTGATGATTCAAAGAAATTCCGAGAAGCGGCGAAGAAAGGGAATTTGGTCCCACTTTACCAGTGCATATTCTCAGACCAGCTCACTCCGATACTTGCATACAGGTGTCTCGTTAAGGAAGATGATAGAGAAGCTCCAAGCTTTCTATGTGAATCAGTGGAACCCAGTTTTCAGGACTCAGCTGTT GGACGTTTTAGTGTGGTTGGAGCTCAGCCAACAATGGAGATTGTGGCAAAAGAAAATAAGGTTACCATAATGGATCATGAAGAAGGGCGTTTAACTGAGGAGATTGTGGATGACCCAATGGTTATCCCTGCAAGAATTTCAGATGGTTGGAATCCCCAACTCATTGATGAACTTCCAGATGCATTTTGTG GTGGTTGGGTAGGTTATTTTTCATATGATACAGTTCGGTATGTGGAAAAGCGAAAAATTCCATTTTCAAAGGCTCCCAAGGATGATGGAAACCTCCCTGATATTCATGTAGGCCTTTACGATGACGTGATTGTCTTTGATCATGTGGAGAAG AAAGTATATGTTATTCATTGGGTATGGCTTGACCGCTACTCTTCCGTTGAAATGGCTTACGAGGATGGTATGAAACGCTTGCAATCATTACTTGCTAGAGTACAAACTACTGAACC CCCAAGGCTGAGTGCAGGTTCTGTGGATTTATATACTCGTGGTTTTGGTCCTTCTCTGAAGACTTCAAATATGACAAGTGAAGAGTACAAGCAAGCAGTAATGGATGCAAAGGAGCATATTCTAGCAGgggatatttttcaaattgtattATCTCAGTGTTTTGAAAGACGAACATTTGCTGACCCATTTGAGGTTTATAGAGCATTGAGAATAGTAAATCCAAGTCCATATATGGCTTACATACAG GGTAGAGGTTGTATACTTGTTGCATCAAGTCCGGAAATTCTTACTCGTGTAAAGAAG GGAAAGGTAGTTAATCGACCTCTGGCAGGAACTGCTAAAAGAGGGAAGACAACTGAAGAAGATGAAATTTTGGCGAAGCAGCTACTTGATAATGAAAAGCAATGTGCAGAACACGTCATGCTGGTTGATTTGGGTCGAAATGATGTTGGAAAG GTCTCAAAGAATGGTTCGGTGAAGGTTGAAAAGTTGATGGAGATTGAACGATATTCCCATGTAATGCATATAAGCTCCACG GTAACTGGTGATTTGCGTGATTCTCTCACTTGCTGGGATGTCCTGCGTGCTGCTTTGCCTGTTGGAACTGTCAGTGGAGCGCCAAAG gtaaaggcaatggaactaattgataaattGGAGGTGGCGAAGCGCGGGCCCTACAGCGGTGGATTTGGAGGTGTGTCTTTCAGTGGTGATATGGACATAGCGCTGGCTCTCCGGACCATTGTGTTTCCCACAGGAACCCGTTTTGACACCATGTACTCGTACAAGGATGCTGGTAAGCGCCGTGAATGGGTAGCTTACCTTCAGGCTGGTGCTGGTGTAGTGGCTGATAGTGACCCAGATGATGAGCACCGTGAGTGTCAGAACAAAGCTGCTGGTCTTGCTCGTGCCATCGACTTGGCCGAATCAGCATTTGTTGATAAATAA